The following is a genomic window from Candidatus Omnitrophota bacterium.
CCTGTGTGGTAGATGATCTTGATGCCCTGCCGCCGGCTGATTTCAGCGATTTTGTGCCCGCGGAATACTTATTCCCCAATTCGCTTCCCGTGCTGTTCAGCAGGGGGTGTATTAAAAGATGCGTTTTTTGTACCGGCCACGGATTCTGGGGCAGGTATCGTTGCGGCTCCGGAAGCAAGCTCTTTAACGACATCTCCTATCATATGGGGCAATACCCGGATGTTCGTTCTTTCCAGTTTTACGACCTCCTGGTAAACGGCGACCTCCGGGCACTGGAGGATTTTTGTGATCTGGCGATAGGCGCTTTGGGCAAAGGTTATCTGCGCCGGTTTAACTGGTCTGCTCAGGCCGTTGTCAGGCCGGACATGGGAGCAGAATTGTGGAAAAAATTGAGACAGGCAGGATGCACGCACATGGCCCTTGGTATTGAAAGCGGTTCGCAAAAGGTGGTAAACGATATGGGCAAGAGGTTCAGGATAGAGGATGCCGATAAGAATCTGCGTTATGCCCGTGAAGCTGGAATACGTATCAGCACGAACTTTATGTTTGGTTTTCCCACGGAGTCCAGGGATGATTTCAGCGATACTCTGGAGTTCTTACGGAGGAACAAAGATTTTATAGATGAGGTTTTGCCCAGCGAATCATTTTGCTCTATAGATAAAGGCACGTATCTTTATGGGCATGCCGAAGAATTCGGCATCTTGTCAGGCAGCGATTCGATATTCTGGGAGGCAGGGGAAGGGGCAAACAACCTTCCGGAGAGGATACGCAGATTTGAGGAGTTTTGCCTGGCCGCAAAATCTCTGGGGATTGATGTCCCCGCTTCTGTAGAGGAGAAGGTCGGCAGCAACAAAGAGTTATGGTTGCGCGCATATCAAATGCAAAAGGAACAGCGATGACCGGAAAACAGGTTTCTTTCAGCTGGGACATTATTTATAAATGCAACTACCGCTGTTCTTATTGCTGGTGGCATCGCAAGTGGGGAGACCTTAGTTTAAATAACAGATATCTTCCCGTAAGCGAATTAATAGGTGCCTGGGCCAGGATCTATGATATGTACGGGCAGGCGTCAATAGATATATTAGGCGGGGAGCCGTTCCTCTATCCCGATTTCACAGAGATCATCAGAGAGTTGTCAGCCATGCACAGGATCAATATCAATACTAACCTGTCCTGTTCCGTTGAAGATCTTCTAAGTAAATGTGATCCTTCGCGCATAAAGATAAATCCTACATTCCATCCCATGTTTGCCCGTTTTGAGGAATTCCTGGGCAAGGCAAAGGCGTTGAAGGAGGCGGGGTTTACACAGGGTATTACCTATCTGGCTTACCCTCCTCAACTCAGGCAGCTTGATCCCTACAGGATGGCCTTTAAGAAGGAAGGGATCGGTTTTGCCGTGCTTTCTTTCTGGGGAGAATATAAAGGCCAGGATTATCCCGCGGCCTACACGGAAGAAGAGAAGCAGATCATCAGCCCCCAGTTGGCCCAGCGCGGCGGAGAGAATTTTCAGACCAGGCCCATATCATCCCCCCGCGGCAAGCTTTGTTATGCCGGGTGCCTCTACGCCTGTATACATCCCGACGGCGCGGTTACCAGGTGCGGCGGATGCTGCAGCCGTGAAGCGCTTGGCAACTTCTTTCAGAGTGATTTTAAGCTGCTTGACGGCCCTCTGCCATGTCAATCCGATTCCTGCCCTTGTAATGAATGGGCCTCTTTCTTAGAAGAGAACATAATAAAAAGGGAAGGGCTGGAGAATTGCGGGGTTTAGTCCATATATGAGAAGATATAGCCGGAATAAGCTCTTTGACATTGCCGCGCTGGCCATTTTTTTATCTATTTTTTCGTTCTGGTTTTTTGACGGCCTTAAATACCAGGGATTGAACGGCGATGTCGCCCTGGTCGGGAACGCGGCATTAGGCGCGTTAATAAATCCGGATTATAGCCTGGAGTATCATATGGGTATATTCGGCGGACGGCTCCCCCTGATGGTCAATGAATATAATGCGGCCACCGACATATACGCCGCCTTGCCATGGGTATATTTGATGGGCAATACAGCCATGGCGCTGCATATTACCGGTTTTATCTGGGCGGCGCTATCCATTATTTTATTGTACGCGGTATGTATGGAGTTGTCGGATAATAACAGACTGTATTCTTCTTTTGCCTGCCTGCTTCTGGTTACTTCCCCTTCCTTTATCATGGCATCAAGACTGGGATTATTCACTGGGAACCTCACCATATTTTTCGCGCTTCTATCCGCGTTATTGTTGTTACGCTGGAAAAAGACGGCATCGGCATGGCGGTTGTTACTTTTGGGCTTATCAATGGGTATGGGTTTGGCAGGAAAGATCCAGTTCTTATGGTTTATAGCCGCCCTGATGATTTATATGGTTTTGAAAGGGCTGTTGGGCAGGGGCGCGGCCTTCTGGAGGAACGGTTTAATAATTGCCGCAGGGATTTTTAGCGGCGCTTTTTTTCTTGTGCTGGCAAATATAAGATGGGGTTTCTTCACTGTGAAATTCCTTGCCCGGTATCTTTTGGTTTCCAGGTCAGGAGTGCCGAATACAAACTATTTGTCCAACTTGTTCGAGAGGGTCAAGGAGTCGCTTGCCCTGGTGGACGGCAGCGCAGTGAGCAGTTCGGATAGCTATAACAGATTGGCGATATGCTTGCCGGTGCTTCTGGGCGTATCGGCAATTTATTTTTTTATTTCCGGCTATATAATAAGGCGTAAGCTAAAGTATGATGCCTGGGCGTTGCCGCTATTTCTATGTATTCTTATTATTCTTCAGTCACCTTTTACTCCTACCATATTGCACTCTCACCATATAGTAATGATATTGCCGTTTATATATATGGCGGTATGCGCGCCGTTATCCCTGCCGGTTAAAGATAAAGGCCTTATCAGGCGGGGCAGCTGGTTATGTATTATTTCAGCCCTCATCGCGGGCGGTTACGCGTTCAACAATTACCTTATGCTTAGGAATAGCCGCGTCCACATAAGAGTGCAGGGAGGCAACGAGATAACCTGGAATGTATTGTCGGATGTCAATGATTACCTGGCGGCAGAGGGCATAAACAGGATAGGCCTGGGCGACGCCTATATCAAAGACGCGCTTTTATTCTTAAGCAAATTTAAATTGGAGTTATATGAGGTGTATCCTCTTGACTATATGGGAAATACCGATGCGCATATGAATGGCTTGGCTGCGAGATTGAAAGCGCAAAGGCAAGGGTATTATCTGTTCCGGACGCAGAACAACGCCATCGTGAATTTTTTTGACAGTTTCAGTGCCGCAGCCTCGCGGTGCGATAAAAAAGTGGAGTTATTACGGGAATTCTCTTCTCCGGAGGGAGATACTATATTCATGTTGTATAGGGTTCCTTGACGCTGATATGAAATCAGTCCGCGGTTACAGGATCATATTTGATATTTTCTTTATGGCGGCCCTGGCGGTATTCTATCTTTATTTTGCGCTTGACCGGCTGCAAGAACAGGGGGTTTATTGTGACGTCGCGCTGCTGGGCAATAAGGCGATGGGCATCTATAAAAATATACATTTTGAAGGCCCGGATTTTATCAATCTATTCGGGAGGTCATTTCCCTTGATGCTCCTGGATTATCATGGGCCGGCTGAGATTTACCTGTCCCTGCCGGCGCTTTATATATTCGGCAATACCGCATTTGCCTTGAATATAGTACCGGTAGCGTTCGCCGTTTTGTCTATACCGGTTTTCTATATGCTGGCATTGTTATTGTATGAAAGCCGGATGCCGGCGGTATCATCGTGCATTTTGCTGTTTACCCTGCCGTCTTTTATCGCGGCAAGCAGGGTGGGCTTGTACACGGGGACACTGGTTTTATTTTTTGGGTTATCCGCGGTATTGTGCCTTCTGTTGTGGGGAAAAAGCGGAAGATTCTCATTCCTCTGCCTGTCCTGCCTATTTATAGGTATGGGCATGGGGAGCCGGTGTTTCTTTTTGTGGTTTATCGTCGCCCTGGCCGCCTTCCTGTTTTTTATTCACAGACAGATGTTGAGAGCGATGCTGGCGTTAAAATTCAGGAATAAATTGGTATGTGTTGTTTTATCCAGCATAGGGATTCTGCCTGTGGTGGTTTTTAACTTGAGGAGCAATCTGCGTACAGCGAGATTTTTATTCAGCCATCTTATTATTTCTAATGATGGGATCTCCAATCTTAAATACGCCGATAATCTTAAGGAGAGGATGTCCGAGCTGTTTGCATTGTTAAGGGGAAGCGCCTATAGCATGGGGGATAATCTTATTAATCTTTATATTGTATCTTTCGGCCTCGCGGTTATCGTTATTTTGTTATTTAAAAGACGGTTCCATTGTACTGCGGCAGAAAAGCGGTTTTTATTGCCGGTCGCCCTCTCGGCCGCGGTTATGCTGCAGTCGTCCATAACCCCTTCCGGTTTGCAGCCGCTTCATATCCTTTATGTGTTGCCGTTTGTTCTTATGTCCGGAGCAACGGCGGTATCAATGGCCAGGGGACGCACACTAAGAGCAGGCTTAGGCGCATTGCTTTTGTTCGCCACAACAGCGTCACTGACGGTCAGCTTTCTGTCTTTGCGCTTTAAAAGCGCGCATTTACAACTGCACGGCGGCGAAGAGGCGAGGTGGAATACGGCGCGGGACGTTCTCGCCTGGCTGGACGCTAAGGGTATCAGGCGGATAGGCCTGGGCGATACGGGGATAAAGGATGTGCTGTTATATTTAAGCGGCTGGCGGTTGGACGTTGATGAGGTGTTTTACGCGCAGCATTTTAACATGCCAAGACATGAAAAGGAGCTGATCCTGAGGAAGCGGCTTGGCAGCGAGAAGGAGGGGTATTATCTGTTCAGGGCTGCCGGCACGCATTGGATAGATTATCTCGGCAGGTTTAAGGCAATAGTTAAAGAAGAGGGGCTGCGAATGGAAGTAGCCGCGGAATTTACCGCGCCTGTCCCGGACAGGAGGGGCGTATTTACTATATATAAAGTAAGGGGAAGGAAAACGACGTGATTATAGTGAAGACCGCCAGATGGCTGCTGGCAGTTATCATCGGCATAGCCGCGGCATTGTTTATCGCAGAACGGCTCCTGTGCCTGAAGCATCGCCCAGGGTATACCCCTCATTCGGAGCCGGTGGCGGTTAATGCCTTCAGCGATGGATCAGGCAGGCATATCGCCGGTTCTCTGGGATACCAGAATTCATGGGATGACAAAGGGTATGTCAAGGTAGAGATAAACTCCCTGGGCTTAAGGGGGCCGGAATACGCGGACCCTAAATCACCGGACCGGCTGAGGATATTTTTTGTAGGCGATTCGATCGTTTTCGGCACGGGGTTGGAGTTTAAGGATACTATAACGCAGCAGCTTGAGGGCTTATTGAACAGAGGCCGGACTTCTCCTTACTGCGAAGTGATAAACGGAGGCGTGGGGGACAGCAATCTGGAAGCCGAGTCGCTTCTGATCCAGGAGAAGATGGATATTCTGAAGCCGGATATTATTTTGCTGGGGGTTTATTTAAACGATCTTTCTCCTCCCGCCGGTTATCTGAAGGGCATGGATATATACCGCAATCATCTGTTGTATAAGTGCCATCAGGTAAAATGGATCAGAGAGAGCAATATCTGGAATTACGCGCTGAAGGGATTGGAGCGCAGGATAAACAGCGCCATGCTTTTTGCTTATATCTCCGGTAATATACGGCACCTTTGGGTGATAGATTACAACGGGCGCGAATGGTTAGAAGACCCCGCGGAATTTAAGAATTTGGTATATAAGGCGCGCTATGATTGGGGCATGGCCTGGGACGAAGGCCTGTGGGGCAGAGGGTTCGGCCTCATTAAGCAAATACAGGGCATCTGCAGCTCCAGGAACATCAAATTCGCGGTGGTCATACTGCCTGTTGAACCCCAGGTATTATTTAAAGGCGATCTTCCCGTAATAAGGAAACCGCAGGATATGCTCGCTGCTTTTCTGGGGGATATGCGCATACCTTGTCTGGATATGTTGAGCGTACTGCGCGTTCATAAAGACGAGCGTATCTTTTATGACCATTGCCATTTTACTCCGTTTGGCGCATCGTTGGTCGCCGGGGAGATCAGCGCTTTTCTTGAAGGGATAGACGGATATGCCGGCTGAATTAAGGAAAGGTATCCATAATTCCGTGCTCGCGGTATTTGTTTTATTGATTTCCGCGCTGATACTATACCTTGGCCTGGAGGTATTCTTTACCCTGAAGGGTGAATACGGCCTCGAGCAATTTATTGTCGGCGACTCTCGCTGGAATGCCGATGTAAAGAACGGCGTGCATATGGCCTTTTCGCTTTCCTCAAATCCCGGCCTGGGCTGGGAATTAAAGCCGGCGGAACTGATAAATAAATATGACAGGTTTGAGGAGAAGGCGAGGGAGAAGGCTCCGGGCGTGTTCAGGATAATCGCCATCGGAGATTCTATCGCGCAACAGGGGTATTTTGAGAGGTTCCTGGAGGACAGGTTAAATGAGGACGCGCTGGGCATGCGTTTTGAGGTCTGGAACTGCGGGGTATCCGGATACAATATAACCAATTATTATTACTATTTCAGGGACATAATACCTAGATTCAAACCGGATTTCATCATACTGGCTTTATGTCTGAATGATTTTAGCGGGATCAATTTAACCATCCATGATGGGAAGCGGTTCGTGGAGTTCTTCAACCCTTTTATTGCCCTAGATTTTCCTTTCAGCAGCCGTCTTTTCCTGCATTCCAGGGTCTACCGGTTTATCGTATTCGGCCTGGAGCGCTATATACTTGAAAGGGCGAGTATGGAAGAGATCCTTGTCGGGAAATTCGACAAGATGCTTCAACTGGCCAATGAGAGGAACCTGAAGATCGTGGCCCTGATCTGGCCGCATATGAAGAATCAATATGACAGCGCACAGCAGGATGAACACATCCGGATCAGGCATATTCTGGAAAGCGGGGGCGTTCCCTACGCTGACATGCACAAAAGCTTTACAGACAGGGACGCCCCCGGCTTGAAAGAATACCCCGGGGATTATGTCCACCCTTCAGAAAAGGCATTTATGATGATGTCTGAAGATATATACGATTTCGTATCCGGCTATTTGGAAGATAATTTTAATTTTTCATTCCACCAGAAAGGAAGGCGTGCGTCATGAGCATACAGGAAAGGGTCAAGAAGATCGGCAGGAACCTTGTGAAATTAAATCAGACGGGGCAGCCGCAGGTGCCCGCCGGCAGGGTATTGATCGTTGATAACGGCTATGCCTCATACAGGCATCTTGAGCTGGCGATAGAGCGCACATTGCAATACGCGGACAGAGGCAGCGTATCCATAATAACGTTTGAACACAGGAAGGGTTTTATATCCGGCAGGTTCGGCCAGATAGATATCATTACCCCTGCTGTGCCCAGTGCAGGGCGTTACGAGATAGCGTCTCTTATGCTGCGGTACAGGCGTATGGGTTTCAGGCAGATAATCATACTTTCGCTGGACGTAACGCCCATACTCGCGTCTTTGCTGTTTACAAAAAGCAGCCTGTTCCTTTATAACCGCTGGGAGCAATGGTGGGAACTGAAGCGGCTGGGCGTAAATGACGGTATCGCGTTTATGGCGAGGTCGGTTATCAACCTGTTTATATTCGCGTATCTTATTCTAGTGTTCTTGCTCATCCGCGCGAAGATGGCATTTAATATAATACGTTTCAAAGGCAAGGGCGGGATAGATGACGGCGTATTCGCGTAATAACGAGATCAACCTGAAAGAAGAATTAAGGAAGGATATAGTCCTTGAGTCAATGCCGCGCAGGGTCCAGGTCATTCTGACGACAAAATGCAATTTAAGATGCATTATGTGCGGCAGGTTCAGCTGCGACCCTTCTTTGACCATGCCGCTTGATCGGGTTAAAAAGATCTACAGCTTGTTCCCTTATTTGCAGATAGTGGACTGGCAGGGCGGAGAGGTGTTTATCCTGGATTATTTCAAGGGGCTTTTTCTTGACGTGTCGGGGAATTTCCCGCATATTATGCATAATATAACCACCAACGCCCTGCTGATAGACAATGAGTGGGCGGATG
Proteins encoded in this region:
- a CDS encoding radical SAM protein, translated to MTGKQVSFSWDIIYKCNYRCSYCWWHRKWGDLSLNNRYLPVSELIGAWARIYDMYGQASIDILGGEPFLYPDFTEIIRELSAMHRININTNLSCSVEDLLSKCDPSRIKINPTFHPMFARFEEFLGKAKALKEAGFTQGITYLAYPPQLRQLDPYRMAFKKEGIGFAVLSFWGEYKGQDYPAAYTEEEKQIISPQLAQRGGENFQTRPISSPRGKLCYAGCLYACIHPDGAVTRCGGCCSREALGNFFQSDFKLLDGPLPCQSDSCPCNEWASFLEENIIKREGLENCGV
- a CDS encoding glycosyltransferase family 39 protein, with translation MKSVRGYRIIFDIFFMAALAVFYLYFALDRLQEQGVYCDVALLGNKAMGIYKNIHFEGPDFINLFGRSFPLMLLDYHGPAEIYLSLPALYIFGNTAFALNIVPVAFAVLSIPVFYMLALLLYESRMPAVSSCILLFTLPSFIAASRVGLYTGTLVLFFGLSAVLCLLLWGKSGRFSFLCLSCLFIGMGMGSRCFFLWFIVALAAFLFFIHRQMLRAMLALKFRNKLVCVVLSSIGILPVVVFNLRSNLRTARFLFSHLIISNDGISNLKYADNLKERMSELFALLRGSAYSMGDNLINLYIVSFGLAVIVILLFKRRFHCTAAEKRFLLPVALSAAVMLQSSITPSGLQPLHILYVLPFVLMSGATAVSMARGRTLRAGLGALLLFATTASLTVSFLSLRFKSAHLQLHGGEEARWNTARDVLAWLDAKGIRRIGLGDTGIKDVLLYLSGWRLDVDEVFYAQHFNMPRHEKELILRKRLGSEKEGYYLFRAAGTHWIDYLGRFKAIVKEEGLRMEVAAEFTAPVPDRRGVFTIYKVRGRKTT
- a CDS encoding glycosyltransferase family 39 protein, which gives rise to MRRYSRNKLFDIAALAIFLSIFSFWFFDGLKYQGLNGDVALVGNAALGALINPDYSLEYHMGIFGGRLPLMVNEYNAATDIYAALPWVYLMGNTAMALHITGFIWAALSIILLYAVCMELSDNNRLYSSFACLLLVTSPSFIMASRLGLFTGNLTIFFALLSALLLLRWKKTASAWRLLLLGLSMGMGLAGKIQFLWFIAALMIYMVLKGLLGRGAAFWRNGLIIAAGIFSGAFFLVLANIRWGFFTVKFLARYLLVSRSGVPNTNYLSNLFERVKESLALVDGSAVSSSDSYNRLAICLPVLLGVSAIYFFISGYIIRRKLKYDAWALPLFLCILIILQSPFTPTILHSHHIVMILPFIYMAVCAPLSLPVKDKGLIRRGSWLCIISALIAGGYAFNNYLMLRNSRVHIRVQGGNEITWNVLSDVNDYLAAEGINRIGLGDAYIKDALLFLSKFKLELYEVYPLDYMGNTDAHMNGLAARLKAQRQGYYLFRTQNNAIVNFFDSFSAAASRCDKKVELLREFSSPEGDTIFMLYRVP
- a CDS encoding radical SAM protein; this translates as MKVALVLCPAWSIDMPHLALGLLSSNLRKEGREVAVFDLNVKLYHQCKEHYKVLWRKENDSRWGMPGRDGEDTVPMFIQEHEEIVDYYVGRILNTGASIIGLSVYYTTERMSLEIARRIKARDGSRVIVFGGPQCFMSYRKMIAYEFVDAVAIGEGDLTICALVSAIEKGEDISGCAGVITKKNVRSDVSRDPCVVDDLDALPPADFSDFVPAEYLFPNSLPVLFSRGCIKRCVFCTGHGFWGRYRCGSGSKLFNDISYHMGQYPDVRSFQFYDLLVNGDLRALEDFCDLAIGALGKGYLRRFNWSAQAVVRPDMGAELWKKLRQAGCTHMALGIESGSQKVVNDMGKRFRIEDADKNLRYAREAGIRISTNFMFGFPTESRDDFSDTLEFLRRNKDFIDEVLPSESFCSIDKGTYLYGHAEEFGILSGSDSIFWEAGEGANNLPERIRRFEEFCLAAKSLGIDVPASVEEKVGSNKELWLRAYQMQKEQR
- a CDS encoding SGNH/GDSL hydrolase family protein, whose translation is MPAELRKGIHNSVLAVFVLLISALILYLGLEVFFTLKGEYGLEQFIVGDSRWNADVKNGVHMAFSLSSNPGLGWELKPAELINKYDRFEEKAREKAPGVFRIIAIGDSIAQQGYFERFLEDRLNEDALGMRFEVWNCGVSGYNITNYYYYFRDIIPRFKPDFIILALCLNDFSGINLTIHDGKRFVEFFNPFIALDFPFSSRLFLHSRVYRFIVFGLERYILERASMEEILVGKFDKMLQLANERNLKIVALIWPHMKNQYDSAQQDEHIRIRHILESGGVPYADMHKSFTDRDAPGLKEYPGDYVHPSEKAFMMMSEDIYDFVSGYLEDNFNFSFHQKGRRAS